From Arcticibacter tournemirensis, one genomic window encodes:
- a CDS encoding alpha-1,2-fucosyltransferase codes for MIVSCITDRMGNQLFQYAAAKALAVRNKEVVKIDRRYYSHNIPTGFSYELDAFCIPQYFVTDEEIARYTWPNDSLWYRAIRKVYPKYCYFEKSFEYDKGFNTLGSKVYLRGFWQSYKYFEDIEDLIRNEFSFKEQVNTWDDHFAKQIKESESVCISIRRGDHITNPKIARIFGKCDKVYYDNALRIIEQKHKNLTLFVFSDDIDWCSENLKFKHPTVFVKHSFDTPRYDYYLQLMSMCRHFVIPVSTFPWWGAWLSTNKDKIVIAPKTWFNDPAINTQDLCPPDWIRI; via the coding sequence ATGATAGTAAGCTGCATAACAGATCGCATGGGAAACCAGCTATTTCAATACGCAGCGGCAAAAGCTCTTGCCGTACGTAATAAGGAGGTTGTTAAAATTGATAGAAGATACTATTCACACAATATACCGACCGGCTTTTCATATGAACTGGATGCCTTTTGTATTCCCCAGTATTTTGTGACCGATGAGGAAATAGCGAGGTATACCTGGCCTAACGATTCATTGTGGTACAGAGCTATAAGAAAAGTATATCCGAAGTATTGTTATTTTGAAAAGTCGTTTGAATATGATAAAGGTTTTAACACGTTAGGTAGTAAGGTGTATTTAAGAGGATTCTGGCAAAGCTATAAGTATTTCGAAGATATTGAAGACCTTATCAGGAATGAATTCAGCTTTAAAGAACAAGTAAATACTTGGGACGACCATTTTGCGAAGCAGATCAAGGAATCTGAATCTGTTTGCATCAGCATAAGACGTGGCGACCATATCACCAATCCTAAAATTGCAAGGATCTTTGGTAAGTGTGATAAAGTTTATTATGATAATGCTCTCCGTATAATTGAGCAAAAACACAAAAATTTAACCCTGTTTGTTTTTTCCGATGATATAGATTGGTGTTCAGAAAATCTGAAGTTCAAACATCCTACAGTTTTTGTAAAGCACTCTTTCGATACACCACGTTACGACTATTACCTGCAATTGATGAGCATGTGCAGGCACTTTGTAATCCCGGTGAGCACTTTTCCGTGGTGGGGAGCATGGTTGAGCACGAATAAGGACAAAATTGTAATAGCCCCTAAAACATGGTTTAATGATCCAGCTATAAATACGCAGGATTTGTGTCCTCCCGACTGGATAAGGATCTGA
- a CDS encoding glycosyltransferase family 4 protein: protein MKVLISHPTSNEFNRSAAYGLLEAGLLSEFHTAIALFPDTMLDRISNIGPLSEIKRRSFNTSLRPLIHTWPWLEIGRQLASKAGLSKLVKHETGAFSVDAVYRSLDKKVASRLRAAQQKGLTAIYAYEDGAVFSFPKAKQLGLECIYDLPIGYWRAARRLLEPERERWPDWIPTLSGLTDSDAKLARKDEELALADRIFVASQFTANTLKDFPGTLAPIEVIPYGFPPVSARREYSSKTGKSPLKLLFVGGLSQRKGIADLFAAVENLVPYVELTVVGLKSTNNCKALNDALERHRWIPSLSHEGILKLMREHDVLVFPSLFEGFGLVITEAMSQGTPVITTERTAGPDLIEHGRNGWLIEAGNTSALQESIEDLISSRHIIAQAGQEAMEAARKRPWSVYSRELAQAISRHHDQKEGLSDINMKAY, encoded by the coding sequence ATGAAAGTATTGATATCTCACCCTACCAGTAATGAATTCAACCGATCAGCAGCCTACGGGCTGCTGGAAGCCGGTCTTTTATCAGAATTTCATACTGCAATAGCACTATTTCCTGATACTATGCTGGACCGGATCAGTAATATTGGCCCTCTTTCTGAAATAAAGCGACGCAGCTTTAATACGTCGCTTAGGCCTTTAATACATACATGGCCTTGGCTGGAGATCGGAAGACAACTGGCATCGAAAGCTGGTTTGTCAAAGCTTGTAAAGCATGAAACAGGCGCATTTTCTGTAGATGCCGTTTACAGAAGTCTGGATAAAAAAGTGGCATCAAGACTTAGAGCTGCGCAACAAAAAGGATTAACGGCCATTTATGCTTATGAAGATGGAGCTGTTTTTTCCTTTCCAAAAGCCAAGCAACTAGGGCTAGAATGCATTTACGATCTGCCTATAGGATATTGGAGAGCGGCGCGACGGCTACTGGAGCCTGAACGTGAACGCTGGCCGGATTGGATACCAACTCTTTCGGGGCTTACAGATTCGGACGCAAAGCTTGCCCGCAAAGATGAGGAATTAGCACTTGCTGACCGCATTTTTGTAGCCAGTCAATTTACTGCCAATACTTTGAAGGATTTTCCGGGTACTCTAGCACCTATTGAAGTTATTCCTTACGGTTTCCCCCCAGTCTCTGCACGGCGTGAGTATTCTTCCAAAACAGGGAAGTCTCCTTTAAAGCTTCTTTTTGTTGGTGGACTTTCTCAGCGGAAGGGAATCGCAGATCTATTTGCAGCCGTAGAGAACCTTGTTCCGTATGTTGAACTAACGGTGGTAGGACTTAAATCCACTAATAACTGTAAGGCACTGAATGATGCCCTAGAACGGCATCGGTGGATTCCAAGTTTAAGCCATGAAGGTATACTTAAATTAATGCGGGAGCACGACGTTCTTGTCTTTCCTTCACTCTTTGAAGGCTTTGGGCTGGTTATAACCGAAGCGATGTCTCAGGGCACTCCTGTTATAACTACCGAACGTACCGCCGGGCCGGATTTGATAGAGCATGGACGCAACGGGTGGCTAATAGAGGCAGGAAACACTTCTGCACTGCAAGAATCCATCGAAGATCTTATTTCTTCTCGTCATATAATTGCTCAAGCAGGACAGGAGGCGATGGAGGCGGCACGCAAGAGGCCGTGGTCTGTGTATTCACGGGAACTGGCACAAGCAATTTCACGGCATCATGACCAAAAGGAAGGTTTAAGTGACATAAACATGAAGGCGTATTAA
- a CDS encoding glycosyltransferase family 2 protein has product MTTKVSIVIPAYKRPKQLAEAVNSCIAQTLLPYEIIIGDDSPDSQAETEVERIRSHTDIAIKYVRNSPSLGQAGNVNMLFDSASGERVLLLHDDDMLLPNALEVLCNCFTNNPQISVAYGKQFIMTGDGTVSIKRSEGYNKSFYRTKEYEGSKLTSLEAGMVQQFPNNAYLIETALAKKVKYRDIGDACDFDFGLRVSQSGAKIHFTDTYTSKYRISEESVSMRSMNDAALKAYFMVKDIAVHGESLNLRNKWLQDRSGVAVGQAIANRKIKSAVMIFFSRYHFRKVFTPGGMKRLLLIMIHLCSIKVLYGFLLLLRTKPPFYYQRPQESVVEKKI; this is encoded by the coding sequence GTGACAACTAAAGTATCTATTGTTATCCCTGCTTACAAGCGGCCCAAACAACTTGCAGAAGCAGTTAATTCATGTATTGCTCAAACTCTGTTACCTTATGAGATTATAATAGGTGATGATTCGCCTGACTCTCAGGCGGAGACAGAGGTGGAAAGAATAAGAAGTCATACAGATATTGCTATTAAGTATGTTCGCAATTCCCCATCGCTCGGACAAGCTGGTAATGTAAATATGTTATTTGACTCAGCCTCCGGAGAAAGAGTGCTTCTTCTTCACGATGATGATATGCTCTTGCCTAATGCTCTGGAGGTTCTCTGCAATTGTTTTACAAATAACCCGCAAATAAGTGTGGCTTATGGTAAACAGTTTATTATGACCGGTGATGGAACCGTGTCTATAAAACGCTCTGAAGGTTATAACAAGTCATTTTACCGGACTAAAGAATACGAGGGTTCTAAATTAACATCGTTGGAAGCCGGCATGGTACAGCAATTTCCTAACAACGCCTACCTGATAGAGACTGCTTTAGCGAAAAAGGTTAAATACAGGGATATTGGAGATGCATGTGACTTCGATTTCGGATTGAGAGTAAGTCAGAGCGGCGCGAAAATTCACTTTACCGATACATACACATCTAAATACCGGATTTCTGAAGAGTCGGTATCGATGAGATCCATGAATGATGCTGCACTTAAAGCGTACTTTATGGTAAAAGATATAGCTGTGCATGGTGAATCGTTGAATTTGAGAAATAAATGGCTTCAGGACCGATCGGGAGTTGCAGTTGGCCAGGCGATCGCAAATAGAAAGATTAAAAGTGCGGTCATGATCTTTTTTAGTCGCTATCATTTTCGCAAAGTATTCACACCCGGGGGGATGAAAAGGTTACTGTTGATCATGATTCACCTTTGTTCGATAAAAGTTCTTTATGGTTTTTTACTTCTGTTAAGAACGAAGCCTCCTTTTTATTATCAGCGTCCCCAGGAAAGTGTCGTTGAGAAGAAGATTTAA
- a CDS encoding lipopolysaccharide biosynthesis protein — MIKKAALALDYPYERLIKLSGLVGAFLLGQGTLQLIQVISGFLLFRWLSIEEYAEYSMAFAFQCTAHVLVEFGFSGTIVALVGNRVYDKKVIGDYIKAGQFYRHRLFLAISVFCAIIFPLLTLKHHFSVFTTIMLLVSIITNLYFTGWSSYYTPPLKMHKKVSTLYQIQVKSGALRLVVLYIMYLVSALNSWIAALLGSMQTLMNGYLIKKSASDYVQVPKTVNPQARREMMSLLKPVMPGIVFNAFQSQIMVFILSVFGATNNIAEMGALSKIGQLYMVLSMAGGILIAPHIARVPASGLLRKYLFIAGTTIFLCSVIVFAAYIFPEPLLWLLGSKYDHLRNELVALLICAGIGVVNGIIWEMNEARKWIYAWDPLLVIFGTISIQVACVFLLDLSSLHNVIVMSVISNLFVLAVKFSASFQGFRPALKRNSFK, encoded by the coding sequence ATGATTAAAAAAGCGGCTTTAGCTTTAGATTATCCGTACGAACGTTTAATAAAACTATCAGGACTTGTAGGTGCTTTTTTGCTCGGACAGGGAACGTTACAGCTTATACAGGTTATTAGCGGGTTTTTACTTTTCAGGTGGCTATCTATCGAAGAGTATGCAGAATATAGTATGGCTTTTGCATTTCAGTGTACGGCTCACGTATTAGTTGAATTCGGCTTTTCGGGAACCATAGTTGCCCTTGTGGGAAATCGTGTTTATGATAAAAAAGTAATAGGCGATTATATTAAGGCTGGACAATTTTACAGGCACCGGCTCTTTTTAGCCATCAGCGTCTTTTGTGCTATCATTTTTCCCTTACTGACGTTAAAACATCACTTTTCTGTCTTTACAACTATTATGCTTCTGGTATCTATAATTACCAACCTTTATTTTACCGGTTGGTCATCTTATTATACCCCTCCATTGAAAATGCATAAAAAGGTGTCAACGCTATACCAAATTCAAGTTAAAAGCGGTGCACTCCGGCTGGTTGTACTCTATATTATGTATTTAGTATCGGCCCTGAATTCCTGGATCGCAGCGCTCTTAGGAAGCATGCAAACGCTAATGAACGGGTACCTGATCAAAAAGAGTGCATCTGATTATGTACAGGTTCCTAAGACTGTGAATCCCCAGGCTCGTCGTGAAATGATGTCGCTGCTGAAACCAGTGATGCCAGGAATCGTTTTTAATGCTTTTCAGAGCCAGATTATGGTATTTATCCTGTCGGTTTTTGGTGCGACAAATAATATCGCAGAAATGGGAGCTCTAAGTAAAATCGGCCAGTTATACATGGTTTTGAGTATGGCGGGGGGCATTTTAATAGCGCCCCATATCGCACGGGTGCCTGCATCGGGCTTGCTAAGGAAATATCTGTTTATAGCTGGGACAACAATATTCTTATGTTCAGTTATTGTATTTGCAGCATATATCTTTCCGGAGCCTTTGTTGTGGTTGTTAGGCAGTAAATATGACCACCTGAGAAATGAGCTGGTTGCCTTGCTGATTTGCGCCGGGATAGGCGTGGTAAACGGTATTATTTGGGAAATGAACGAAGCCAGGAAATGGATATATGCATGGGATCCTTTGTTGGTAATATTTGGTACAATATCGATCCAGGTGGCTTGTGTATTTCTTTTAGATCTGAGTAGTCTGCATAATGTGATAGTAATGTCTGTGATCTCCAATCTGTTTGTCCTAGCTGTCAAGTTCTCTGCATCATTCCAGGGATTCAGACCCGCTTTAAAAAGGAATAGTTTCAAATAA
- a CDS encoding glycosyltransferase family 4 protein: MKEVILIFRKPFPGQFSIEYLFYSVSKYLSSNNIRISNLQLSYYSKGLTNRVLNVFTLLSKKKKIVHVTGDVHYAILGALFCKRILTIHDFNFMQDKSVLARTIYWLFWIYLPVKFSHKITVISESTRQELLKYVKIKSSKIHVIGDFIDDIYKPVKKEFNKTNPRILQIGITFNKNLERLAEALKGIDCTLVIIGKLPEAISGKLRDCNIVYENRYDLSTEDLFDEYVNSDLLCYVSTSEGFGMPILEAQAVGVPVITSNCSSMPEVGGAGAVFVDPFSVVSIRNGVMNILEDERLRENVINAGFENIKRFSKETIADHYLNLYKSF; this comes from the coding sequence ATGAAAGAAGTTATATTGATTTTCAGAAAGCCGTTTCCCGGCCAATTCAGTATTGAATATCTTTTCTATTCCGTTTCAAAATACCTCAGTAGCAATAATATCCGTATCTCTAATTTGCAACTGTCTTATTATAGCAAAGGATTAACAAACAGAGTACTCAACGTATTCACTTTGCTGTCGAAAAAAAAGAAGATTGTTCATGTTACTGGGGACGTTCATTATGCGATACTGGGAGCCTTATTCTGCAAGAGAATTCTTACCATTCACGATTTTAATTTCATGCAGGATAAGAGCGTTTTGGCAAGAACAATATATTGGTTGTTTTGGATATACCTGCCCGTGAAGTTCTCACATAAAATAACTGTTATTTCTGAAAGTACAAGGCAGGAATTATTGAAGTATGTTAAAATAAAAAGCAGTAAAATCCATGTTATAGGCGATTTTATTGATGATATATATAAACCTGTAAAGAAGGAGTTCAATAAAACCAATCCCCGGATATTACAAATAGGAATCACATTTAATAAGAATCTGGAGCGATTGGCTGAAGCTTTAAAAGGAATCGATTGTACCTTGGTAATTATTGGCAAACTCCCGGAGGCCATATCAGGTAAGCTTAGGGACTGTAATATAGTTTACGAGAATAGATACGACCTTTCAACCGAAGATCTGTTTGATGAATATGTAAATAGTGATCTGCTTTGTTATGTCTCTACAAGCGAAGGATTTGGGATGCCTATATTGGAAGCGCAGGCAGTTGGAGTCCCTGTAATTACTTCCAATTGTTCTTCAATGCCCGAAGTTGGGGGGGCAGGAGCGGTTTTTGTTGATCCGTTTAGTGTTGTTTCTATAAGGAATGGCGTTATGAACATTCTGGAAGATGAGCGGCTCAGGGAGAATGTTATAAACGCCGGGTTTGAAAATATTAAGCGCTTTTCGAAGGAAACTATAGCCGACCATTACCTAAATCTGTACAAGAGTTTTTAA
- a CDS encoding glycosyltransferase family 4 protein, producing the protein MKILFLSHNFYPFIGGIEIISEILASTFANAGHEVHVITWTKDSPGEAFPFKVSRNPGILKIFKAHAWADLVFENNPCLRLAWPGIFFSRPSVIALHTWISRSNGKLGVQDRIKFRWLKRAHKVIAVSNALRKSCWPNATVLGNPYRAKEFRILSNISRTKDFVFLGRLVSDKGVDLAIKAIYEFKMGLNNSAASPSLTIVGDGPERTNLKRLVADLNMEDSVIFTGPLSGSELVKCLNQHRYLLVPSIWEEPFGVVVLEGIACGCIPIVSDGGGLPDAVGKAGITFRRGDVDDLIACIRNIYNNTKLEKELLDFAASHLGVFHPDTIGRQYLDEIEGTLKTK; encoded by the coding sequence ATGAAAATATTATTCTTGTCGCATAACTTTTATCCCTTCATAGGAGGGATAGAAATTATCTCAGAGATTCTTGCCAGTACATTTGCAAATGCGGGACACGAGGTTCATGTTATTACCTGGACAAAAGATTCCCCGGGTGAAGCCTTTCCTTTTAAAGTATCAAGAAACCCGGGAATATTAAAGATTTTCAAAGCACATGCCTGGGCCGATCTGGTTTTCGAAAACAATCCGTGCCTGAGACTGGCATGGCCTGGAATATTCTTTAGTCGTCCTTCTGTTATTGCTTTGCACACCTGGATATCCAGATCAAACGGGAAGCTGGGCGTTCAGGACAGGATTAAATTTCGTTGGCTAAAGCGTGCGCATAAAGTTATTGCTGTAAGTAATGCACTTCGTAAAAGTTGCTGGCCTAATGCAACGGTATTAGGCAATCCCTACAGGGCGAAAGAATTCAGGATATTATCGAATATTTCCCGAACAAAAGATTTCGTGTTTCTGGGGCGGCTCGTTTCCGATAAAGGAGTTGATCTTGCAATCAAAGCGATATATGAGTTTAAAATGGGCCTCAATAATAGTGCCGCATCGCCTTCTTTAACTATTGTTGGTGATGGTCCTGAACGTACAAATCTCAAGCGACTGGTTGCAGACCTTAACATGGAGGATTCTGTGATTTTTACCGGGCCTCTGAGCGGGAGTGAGCTCGTTAAGTGTTTGAATCAGCATCGGTATCTTTTAGTTCCTTCAATATGGGAGGAGCCGTTTGGCGTTGTTGTGCTTGAAGGAATAGCATGTGGATGCATTCCGATTGTATCAGACGGCGGTGGACTTCCGGATGCAGTAGGCAAGGCAGGCATTACTTTCCGGAGGGGAGATGTTGACGACCTTATTGCTTGTATCAGAAATATATATAATAATACTAAACTCGAAAAAGAACTGCTTGACTTTGCAGCCAGTCATCTCGGAGTTTTTCATCCGGACACTATTGGCCGTCAATATTTAGATGAAATAGAGGGAACGCTAAAAACTAAATAA
- a CDS encoding glycosyltransferase family 2 protein yields the protein MSRSFTGQLAVIINSYNRMSLLKEALPAIEKTLLNTPVQSYVVVFEAGSTDGSRQFIETYAKGSAVKILCISPPPHLPGTFSDGCNYAIEYAAGAISNLKWCFLYETDNYISNHSALSSALAIIDENESMGAIGFTVEKLDGSKAGYGQKFPSVISFLLGQQLTQMLKLQEPRPLWVKEQDHRWTYCDIVYTSPLLVRYDAWKKVNGMDSINFPFSDSDNDWCWRLLKSGWKCAVLDVQGVVHDNRTLTSSWSSKRTLDFHQARYRLLKKHKGDIIFLIKPLLALRHLSELAILALGMMAGRKKKENLTARLSLIKRVMMNYSHIS from the coding sequence ATGTCAAGATCGTTTACGGGACAATTAGCCGTTATTATTAACTCCTATAACAGAATGTCTTTATTGAAAGAGGCACTGCCCGCTATTGAGAAGACATTACTAAACACCCCTGTTCAGTCTTATGTAGTAGTTTTTGAGGCTGGCTCGACAGATGGCAGCCGCCAGTTTATAGAAACGTACGCAAAGGGCTCTGCGGTAAAGATCCTTTGCATTTCGCCGCCCCCGCATCTGCCTGGTACATTTAGTGATGGCTGCAATTATGCTATAGAGTATGCAGCTGGCGCTATAAGTAATCTGAAATGGTGCTTCCTTTATGAAACTGATAATTATATTTCTAATCACAGCGCTTTGTCATCTGCGCTTGCGATCATAGATGAGAACGAATCTATGGGAGCAATAGGTTTTACCGTAGAGAAATTGGATGGCAGCAAGGCAGGGTATGGACAAAAATTTCCAAGTGTGATTTCTTTTCTGTTAGGACAGCAACTTACTCAGATGCTGAAATTACAAGAACCCCGCCCGCTATGGGTAAAGGAACAGGATCATAGATGGACCTATTGTGATATTGTATACACAAGTCCTTTATTGGTCCGCTATGATGCATGGAAGAAGGTGAACGGAATGGATAGTATTAATTTCCCTTTTTCTGACTCGGACAACGATTGGTGCTGGAGATTATTAAAAAGCGGATGGAAATGTGCGGTACTTGATGTTCAAGGAGTGGTACACGATAATCGGACCTTAACGTCATCCTGGTCATCAAAAAGAACGCTTGACTTCCATCAGGCACGCTACAGGTTATTGAAAAAGCATAAGGGAGATATTATTTTTCTCATAAAACCATTGCTTGCACTACGTCATCTTTCCGAGCTAGCCATACTGGCTCTGGGTATGATGGCCGGAAGGAAGAAAAAGGAAAACTTAACTGCTCGCCTTTCTTTGATAAAAAGAGTCATGATGAATTACTCCCATATATCATAA